In Phocoena sinus isolate mPhoSin1 chromosome X, mPhoSin1.pri, whole genome shotgun sequence, a genomic segment contains:
- the LOC116747248 gene encoding LOW QUALITY PROTEIN: paraneoplastic antigen Ma6E-like (The sequence of the model RefSeq protein was modified relative to this genomic sequence to represent the inferred CDS: inserted 1 base in 1 codon), which translates to MALAVLQDWCRSMGVNTQRSLLILGIPDDCKDQEFQEAVQAALRSLGRYRVLGKVYRKELGSSVALVEFAECLNRSLLPHQIPGKGGPWTVVCLPQAPDADSQDRPNFPAQPQRQAVVGRAGEAGTVGHSGTAGEEEAAREAGVAGMEGDTGEEEALGVEGAEGEEGGAGEEGAAGEEGAEGEAGAAGEEGGGGERGAGEEGGAGEEGAAGKAGDAGEEGAAGDEGAAGEARDAGEEGAAGEAGVSDEEGAAGDDGTSGEAGVAGEAGAAGEEGAAGGAGAEGEAGAESDEEGAAGFRNVAGPGTQQWRQALQPLLDSMGYQELGTFSGMEEPGHGEESSESWLEQANDMLXLWRHVSERERRRRLVESLRGPALDLLRGLLVEDPELAAQDCLAALVQVFGNKDPRVSARLKFVTCAQRPQETLSAYVMRLEGLLQSALEKGAIHPAMADQARARQVVMRARLNDTLRDTLRTMRLMRRPPGFAGMLRLIQKTEAREADPASREHFPGQEEARVDVGGLAAAAQAARSKEGSAEDHPAHEEASGAVAVTAKAGEAGPEDHGAARAAPGPGETSKASTATQEDGSGPALAGLGQTVPSDAPGVLMPGRMGSASPVAPGGPAWEPEGLAQAGGQEAEESPEEGLKPIPEEPGIENGAAEMSPPGSTSGQ; encoded by the exons ATGGCTCTGGCGGTATTACAGGACTGGTGCAGGTCGATGGGCGTGAACACTCAGCGATCCCTGCTCATCCTGGGAATCCCAGATGACTGCAAAGACCAGGAATTCCAGGAGGCTGTGCAGGCTGCCCTGCGTTCCCTGGGCAGGTACCGAGTGCTGGGCAAGGTCTACAGAAAGGAGCTGGGGTCAAGTGTTGCCCTGGTCGAGTTTGCTGAGTGTTTAAATCGAAGCTTGCTCCCCCACCAAATACCAGGCAAGGGAGGGCCCTGGACTGTGGtctgcctgccccaggcccctgatGCTGATTCACAGGATAGACCCAATTTCCCTGCGCAGCCCCAGAGACAAGCAGTGGTTGGCAGGGCAGGTGAGGCAGGAACTGTAGGTCACTCAGGAActgcaggggaggaggaagctgcAAGGGAGGCGGGAGTCGCAGGTATGGAGGGAGACACAGGTGAGGAGGAAGCCTTAGGTGtggagggagctgaaggtgaggagggaggtgcaggtgaggagggagctgcaggtgaggagggagctgaaggtgaggcaggagctgcaggtgaggagggaggtggaggtgagagaggtgcaggtgaggagggaggtgcaggtgaggagggagctgcaggtaaggcaggagatgcaggtgaggaaggagctgcaggtgacgagggagctgcaggtgaggcaagagatgcaggtgaggaaggagctgcag GTGAAGCAGGAGTgtcagatgaggaaggagctgcaggtgacgACGGAACCTCAGGTGAGGCAGGAgttgcaggtgaggcaggagctgcaggtgaggaaggagctgcaggtggaGCAGGAGCTGAAGGTGAAGCAGGAGCTGAgtcagatgaggaaggagctgcaggtttCAGAAATGTTGCAG GGCCCGGGACCCAGCAGTGGAGGCAGGCCTTGCAGCCCCTGCTAGACAGCATGGGCTACCAGGAGCTGGGAACCTTCTCTGGGATGGAAGAGCCGGGCCATGGGGAAGAGTCCTCTGAGAGCTGGCTGGAGCAGGCCAACGACATGC CACTGTGGCGCCACGTGtctgagagggagaggaggaggaggctggtggAGAGCTTGCGCGGCCCCGCGCTGGACCTCCTGCGCGGCCTCCTGGTGGAAGATCCCGAGCTGGCTGCCCAGGACTGCCTGGCCGCGCTGGTGCAGGTGTTTGGGAACAAGGACCCCCGGGTGAGTGCTCGGCTGAAGTTCGTGACCTGTGCCCAGCGGCCCCAGGAGACTCTCTCTGCGTACGTGATGCGCCTGGAAGGCCTGCTGCAGTCGGCCCTGGAGAAGGGGGCCATCCACCCGGCCATGGCGGACCAGGCGCGCGCCCGGCAGGTGGTGATGCGGGCCCGGCTGAACGACACGCTCCGGGACACGCTGAGGACGATGCGGCTGATGAGGAGGCCTCCCGGCTTTGCGGGGATGCTGCGGCTCATCCAGAAGACCGAGGCCCGGGAGGCCGACCCGGCTAGCAGGGAGCACttcccagggcaggaagaggccCGTGTGGACGTTGGAGGCCTGGCAGCAGCCGCCCAGGCCGCCCGTTCCAAGGAAGGCAGCGCCGAGGACCACCCGGCACATGAGGAGGCCAGTGGGGCAGTTGCCGTCACTGCCAAGGCTGGTGAGGCGGGCCCTGAAGACCATGGTGCCgccagggcagcccctggccctggggagacCAGCAAGGCATCCACGGCTACTCAGGAAGATGGAAGTGGTCCCGCCCTTGCAGGCCTAGGTCAGACAGTTCCCTCAGATGCCCCCGGAGTCCTCATGCCTGGCCGAATGGGCAGTGCTTCCCCGGTGGCCCCAGGAGGTCCTGCCTGGGAGCCAGAGGGCCTCGCccaggcaggaggccaggaggccgAGGAGAGCCCCGAGGAGGGGCTCAAGCCCATCCCAGAAGAGCCGGGAATTGAGAACGGGGCTGCAGAGATGAGCCCCCCGGGGTCCACCTCGGGCCAGTAG